The Nicotiana tomentosiformis chromosome 9, ASM39032v3, whole genome shotgun sequence genome contains the following window.
TTTTGGATCTCATAAAGTTCAAATCCGGGCTCTCCTCTGCTAGGAGTTAACTTGATCCCAACTTTTATAAAAACTATAGCATTTTGAAGTTCAGACTTCCAGATTATGTAACTTAATATTGCTTTATTCTAACAAAATTTGGTCAATTTAATCTCTTAAAATGAACTCTATCACATACATAGAAATGTAGGAAATACTTAATTTACTTGTTAATTTCTCTATTGGCTTTAGTGTGATAAAAGACTTTTGATCTTTATGTTCAATATGATCTCAGCTATCTGATAAGTTAGTCCTATCATCCGTGGAATAAATTCATGATTTGAACTTGCATTGCAGCTACATTTTGGGAATCCATAAAAGAAGATTATGAAGCTGTTGCACCACCAAGAGGATTTCAAGGTATATATAACACATTACCAACCATATGATCGTTAACGTCCGTTTATTTATTCATGCGTTTCACATAATAGTATCTatttcttttcatctttacttgtgTCGGGAgtatatcggaaacagtctctctaccttctcaaggtaggggtaaggttgtgtacactctacacttctcagACCCCactttgtgggattatactgccgttgttgttgttgctgcatttcaCGTAATAAAGTTCACCTTGTTTTCTGGTGTTTCCAAAATAGGTATTATTTCATGGCTATTCCTACCGGCAATTGCTGCTGGAATGTACTTCAATGTTCCAGTAAGTCGACGAAATTTGACACTCAAAAACGCCCTTTTCTAGCAAACTAAAGTCTGGTGTTTTCACCTCTTGACATGCAGGGAGAGTACTTATATATTGGAGCAGCTGTGTTTACAATTGTGTTTTGCATTATTGAGATGGACAAACCAAGTGAAGCTCACAATTTTGAGCCTCAGATATATAACATGGAACGAGGAGCTCGAGACAAGTTAATATCGGATTATAACACCATGGATATTTGGGAATTCAATGAGAAATATGGTGATATCTGGGATTTCACTGTTAAGCTTCAGAAGGATGATATCATAAAAAGATAAAAGTACAATGAAATAAATTGTGTTTCGGATCGTCGATTTAgttgtataatcaatgtatatatGACATTTCATGTGAATGATATCTTTTTCATAATTAGTTAATGTTGTAAATTAGTTTTTGGAAACAGCCTTTCAGAAACAGACTCTCTATTTTtttaaggtaggggtaaggtatgcgtacatatTACCCTTCTCAGAACCCACTCGTGTGACTACACTATCGTTATTGTTGTAAATTAGTTTTTGTTGTCAGATTAGAGGAACTAGAGCAGCGACAGAATTTATTACGGATGGCTTAATTTTCTTGGCTTGTTGGTGGGCAGAAGCAAGTATAAGGTAAAATAATCGCCGTGTGGGTAAACGAGTCTATACAccactattatttaaaaagaaaaagtagcTTATGGGAGACAATGTACCACTGATTGTTGTCTAAAGTGGTCACTGTGAGAGTCTGTAACCCTTGTGCCCTTCTTGTGTAAGCACTAGGAAAGTTAGATTCCTATATAGCCGAGGCACCATTGTCAAGTTTAAAAGTCTTGGTCTTCCAATATATATCCAAGTCATCCACCAATTATATTGAGACACGACAATTCATTAAACTGAGGTTTCGTACGGTTTCTCTCAGGGTCCTTTAAAGCAATGGAATTTGGAATTTGGTATTATAGGATTCTTGACCAAAGTTGGCTTTTGATTTTGGAAAATAATTTTGTCTTAACactgcttttataataatatgatATTTTTCCATACTACAAGAAAATTGAGTTTCTAGTCCAATAAACAGTCCAATCATAAAGAAGCCAAACCCTTTTAATTTTCTAATAGTTCCACTGTtgtgatatttttatatatacttatactactTTATTAGAAAAAGATGTGTCTAAAAGGCTGATAACTAGTCCAAACATGTGAAAACAATTTGCAGTCTAATAATTTGCAGAAAACAACAAAAGATAAATAAGAGTATTTTCTGCAATAAAGTTGACCAAAATGTCTTCTATGTGGGACCTTCAAATTGGAAAACCTACATTTTCCATCAATGTTCAAGACAAGACCATATGAGAAATTAAACAACAAACACCAatcaaatgaaaaaaaaaacctATCTCCCATTAATGGTCAAAAACCAAGACTATAagaaaaacacaagaattttgTATATATAAACTTCTTAGCTCCATTATATTTTTTAACACACCTTTCTCCACAAGACAAAAGACAAACCAAGAAAATGAGAATCAAGCCTATGTATGGTActttttcacttcttttcttcatCATCTTCCTATTGTACAATCAAAACCTATGTTATGCACAAGATGCACCAAGTACAACAGGCTATAGCTGTAATCCAAGCCAATTTTATCCATGTCAAACATATGTCTTTTACAGAGCAAGAGGACCAGAATTTCTTGATTTAGCCTCAATTGGTGATCTTTTTTCAATAAGTAGGCTTATGATTGCAAACCCCAGTAATATTTCTACCCCAAACACAACTCTAGTCAATGACCAATCCCTCTTAGTACCAATCACTTGTTCTTGTAACAACATCAATACCACTTTTGGTAACATCTCATATGCTGGCCTTAACTATAGTTTCAACTCAGGTGATACTATGTACATGATCTCAACTGTTAAGTTCCAAAACCTTACAACTTTTCAATCTGCTGAGGTTGTTAATCCAACTGTTGTACCAGAAAATATTGACATAGGTCAAGCCATAGAATTCCCAATTTTTTGTAAGTGTCCAAACAGAACACAAACACAaccccaaaaccaaaaccaaccaagATATCTTATTAGTTATGTATTTCAACCTTTTGACAACATTTCTTCAATTGCTTCAAGATTTGGAACAACCCCACAATCTATAAGGGAAATTAATGGAAATAATCCCAAGATTTTTGATACCCTTTTCATTCCACTGTCTAAACTTCCTAATATTACACAACCAACAGCTTCAAATGGTCCTCCACCTGTCACAAATACAACAGTAGTACAAGAAA
Protein-coding sequences here:
- the LOC104086298 gene encoding photosynthetic NDH subunit of subcomplex B 5, chloroplastic-like, producing MADSVTVSLLSTVPVPNPVLSTKSGESQLKYNVFFRGNPYSISLKIGTKCNGMRSSTRLYAGLTEIEPDINEDHVDRWRTNGIEIEDFVFGKYDDHHTYFESEDKATFWESIKEDYEAVAPPRGFQGIISWLFLPAIAAGMYFNVPGEYLYIGAAVFTIVFCIIEMDKPSEAHNFEPQIYNMERGARDKLISDYNTMDIWEFNEKYGDIWDFTVKLQKDDIIKR